The following are encoded together in the Fusarium keratoplasticum isolate Fu6.1 chromosome 1, whole genome shotgun sequence genome:
- a CDS encoding Clr5 domain-containing protein encodes MSTTLPVLAPRLPGCPPAVDDRTYTKEHTEEEWEAMREVIKRLYIRDNRKLNETMAILQARHGFAATEQMFKKRLKKWNLRKRTYRKSPSGSTASTPAQIAEAYCQSAVTAETETVDDQTAASSSSPEEQSPEEVNDTSMALIRPSNNAGPYADLEQVLGSVFSWSQSKLDAYPVASDPMSRYLANPNHPPIQDSRTMYRTFELVFDLWYHGKGNLAGLAARRGFYVLEFVLSEDHPDLVWHVLDTIFDMVDRGHLQLLGLFLDHATILAQRQLPAQHPLLRILQQLRTCDYHSDQGRSYLCHILRQAWMRNVDMLAEHIESSDPQRLWLYEQLIWDGRTRLRKGSELAKRQDAMYHALETMAEAQDHGPTVDDSDRLRIEALRLEFTQMDVGDKKKAEELALSLLNHTSSDTGTGSRSSDRFHAYARKMLARVQQDRQEWDTAEQNLQYAIYKREAAHGTLNNLRVIRDMWVLAAHYQKAGRQGDADTITADALSRAQLYLEQGPD; translated from the exons ATGTCCACCACTCTGCCGGTCCTGGCCCCCCGCCTCCCGGGCTGCCCGCCGGCGGTGGACGACAGGACCTACACCAAGGAGCacaccgaggaggagtgggaggCCATGcgcgaggtcatcaagagGTTGTATATCCGCGACAACCGCAAGCTCAACGAGACCATGGCCATCCTGCAGGCAAGGCACGGCTTTGCAGCGAC AGAGCAAATGTTCAAGAAGCGCTTAAAGAAGTGGAATCTTAGGAAGCGCACATATCGCAAGAGCCCCTCGGGTTCCACAGCTTCCACTCCTGCGCAGATTGCCGAGGCATACTGCCAGAGTGCAGTAAcagcagagacagagacagtTGACGATCAGACTGCagcgtcctcgtcgtcacctGAGGAGCAGTCTCCAGAAGAGGTCAACGATACCTCCATGGCCCTCATCCGGCCCTCTAACAATGCAGGGCCCTACGCAGATCTTGAGCAGGTTCTCGGCAGCGTCTTCTCATGGAGTCAGTCCAAGCTGGACGCATACCCCGTTGCGTCGGATCCCATGTCGAGATATCTGGCGAACCCAAATCACCCCCCTATCCAGGACAGCCGGACAATGTATCGGACGTTTGAGCTTGTTTTCGATCTGTGGTACCACGGTAAAGGGAACCTTGCAGGTTTGGCTGCACGGAGAGGCTTCTATGTACTTGAGTTTGTCCTCAGTGAGGACCACCCGGACCTTGTATGGCACGTCCTAGACACCATCTTTGACATGGTGGATCGTGGACATCTTCAGCTTTTGGGTTTATTCTTGGATCATGCTACTATTCTGGCACAACGACAGCTGCCAGCTCAGCACCCACTCCTCCGGATTCTACAACAACTACGGACATGTGATTATCATTCAGATCAAGGGAGGAGTTACTTATGCCATATACTACGTCAGGCCTGGATGCGAAACGTCGACATGCTGGCCGAACACATCGAGTCCTCGGATCCACAACGGCTCTGGCTCTACGAACAACTTATCTGGGATGGACGGACGCGGCTGCGCAAAGGGAGCGAGCTCGCCAAGAGGCAGGACGCCATGTACCACGCCCTCGAAACAATGGCCGAGGCACAAGACCACGGCCCCACGGTGGACGACTCTGACCGGCTACGCATCGAGGCGTTACGGCTCGAGTTTACGCAGATGGACGTgggcgacaagaagaaggcagaggagctggcgctcagcctcctcaaccacacGAGCTCCGACACTGGGACGGGGTCCAGATCAAGCGATCGGTTCCACGCATACGCGCGCAAGATGCTCGCCCGGGTCCAGCAGGACCGGCAGGAGTGGGACACGGCCGAGCAGAACCTGCAGTACGCCATCTACAAGCGCGAGGCGGCCCACGGCACGCTCAACAACCTGCGCGTGATACGCGACATGTGGGTGCTAGCCGCGCACTACCAAAAGGCCGGACGGCAGGGGGACGCGGATACCATCACGGCGGATGCCCTCTCGAGGGCGCAGCTGTACCTGGAGCAAGGGCCTGACTGA